In Mytilus edulis chromosome 6, xbMytEdul2.2, whole genome shotgun sequence, the following proteins share a genomic window:
- the LOC139526256 gene encoding uncharacterized protein yields the protein MQDQLHTVIPHISKLQSFLGIHKIEQQVHQCQRYIDDLENDHRAKEFTIKMEENNEVEKIIKTLGSLGELTVVKTDMDLNTETSVRREAQVESQEKSNINNMTMNIENKIQINIRKTISDMICLMDGRLIIVEELGKVNQLTPDGKLLKRLPMLGEAISVTQINQDTIAINYSLEKAIKIFNMKNETVTKVITLGTYCCGLSLSDDSLVVGLDKDEIRIIDLEGNTLKSIQVKSESYLEYLVYCNDRVIYSDYGGKAVYCVDQSGKQIWQYKQDLSGPYGLCTDTYGNIIVADCNSHRIIVISKDGKESKVLCSAGLMYPRCICLKQNESSGFICDNHDYTGKDLTKFNLSSG from the coding sequence atgcaAGACCAGTTACATACAGTCATACCACACATTTCAAAACTCCAATCATTTTTAGGCATACATAAGATTGAACAACAAGTACATCAATGTCAACGATACATTGACGATCTGGAAAATGATCACAGGGCAAAAGAATTTACCATCAAAATGGAGGAAAATAATGAAGtagaaaagataataaaaacGTTAGGATCCTTAGGAGAATTAACCGTTGTTAAAACAGATATGGATTTGAATACAGAAACAAGTGTGAGAAGGGAAGCACAAGTAGAATCACAAGAAAAATCCAACATAAACAACATGACCATGAACATTGAGAATAAGATACAGATCAACATTAGGAAGACCATAAGCGACATGATTTGTCTGATGGATGGAAGACTTATAATAGTGGAAGAGTTGGGTAAAGTTAACCAACTTACTCCTGATGGCAAACTACTGAAAAGGTTACCTATGCTTGGTGAAGCCATCAGTGTTACACAGATCAATCAGGACACTATAGCCATAAATTATTCCTTGGAGAAAGCCATTAAGATCTTCAATATGAAGAATGAAACAGTAACCAAAGTTATCACATTAGGCACATATTGCTGTGGATTATCATTATCAGATGATTCTCTTGTTGTAGGTTTGGATAAAGATGAAATCCGTATTATAGACTTAGAAGGAAATACACTGAAGTCAATACAAGTTAAGAGTGAATCATACCTGGAGTACCTGGTTTACTGTAATGACAGAGTAATCTATAGTGACTATGGAGGTAAAGCAGTATACTGTGTTGATCAATCAGGTAAACAGATCTGGCAATATAAACAGGATTTATCAGGACCATATGGACTTTGTACAGATACTTATGGTAACATTATTGTAGCAGACTGTAACTCTCATAGAATAATAGTAATATCAAAAGATGGAAAGGAGAGTAAAGTACTGTGTAGTGCTGGACTGATGTATCCTAGATGTAtttgtttgaaacaaaatgaGTCTTCAGGTTTTATATGTGATAACCATGATTACACTGGCAAAGActtgacaaaattcaatttatctTCTGGATAA
- the LOC139526257 gene encoding E3 ubiquitin-protein ligase TRIM45-like — translation MASSKPIPCGPCIEGKVNTKADIWCYNCDEGLCSTCSGHHKRSKGTRDHKIIDIKSYKPSVQAIRTECDKHGQQLNLYCPSHLMPCCDQCISKSHSKCTGIKSLASVVEKTKIEKSKESVEKEINSILQLLGKIVNDKLQNIKRGEQEYENIKKSIVKIRNEIDKHLIYLEKKIYQEADTILNQEKSKATDLIAEIEGKQRKI, via the coding sequence ATGGCATCCAGTAAACCTATTCCATGTGGACCTTGTATAGAAGGAAAAGTAAACACTAAAGCTGATATCTGGTGCTACAATTGTGATGAAGGATTATGTTCAACATGTTCTGGTCACCACAAAAGATCCAAAGGAACACGTGATCATAAGATTATTGATATCAAAAGTTATAAACCATCTGTCCAAGCTATTAGAACAGAATGTGACAAACATGGTCAACAGCTTAACTTGTATTGTCCCAGTCATTTAATGCCTTGCTGTGATCAATGTATTTCCAAAAGTCATTCAAAGTGTACCGGAATAAAAAGTTTAGCTAGCGTTGTTGAGAAAACCAAGATTGAAAAATCTAAAGAATCTGTAGAGAAAGAAATTAACTCCATCTTACAACTTTTAGGTAAAATTGTAAATGACAAattacaaaacattaaaagagGAGAACAAGaatatgaaaacattaaaaaatccaTTGTGAAAATACGCAATGAAATAGATAAACATTTAATCTACCTAGAGAAGAAGATCTACCAAGAAGCAGATACCATCTTGAATCAGGAAAAATCAAAAGCCACAGATTTAATAGCTGAAATTGAAGGAAAACAgagaaaaatttaa